The nucleotide sequence GAACTGCTCGACCGAGGCGCCGAGCCCGCCTTGGGCCACCGGCACGCGCAGCGCGCCGAAGCCGGCCTGGGCCAGCCAGGCCACGGCCTCATGGGCCAGCAGGCGTTCGTTCTCGCGCTGCACCGCGCCTTCGGCGATGCGCGCGAAGATCGGACGGAAGCGGTCGGCGAGCTGGTCGTAGGACGGCGGTTGCGGGGCCCGCGGCGGCACGGCCACGGGCGACGGGTTGCCGGGCGCGGTGCGCGGCGGATGCGTGAGGGATTCCATGGGGCAACGACTTTGCAGCCGTGCCCTTCGATTGGGAAATGCGCTTTTCGAGTTTTCTTATGCCGCGCGGCTCAGGCGCGCGGCCGGGGCATCGCCGGCCAGCGCTTGCCCGCCAGGTTCGGCATGCGAAGGGCGAGTTGCTGCGCTCCGAGCTCCAGCATCCGCCAGACCGCGCCCAGCAGGCCCGCCATGACGGCGCCGAACAGCAGGCCGACCGCGATGTCGAGCGGGAAATGCACGCCCACATGGATGCGCGCCCAGCCCGTGGCGGCGGCCACGGCGAACAGCGCGATGCCGGGTGCGCGCAGCACCGGCCGCGCGAGAAAGGCGAAGGCCACCATGAACATCACCGAGGCATGCGTGCTCGGCAGCGACGCGCTGGCGCCGTGCGGGATGTAGGCCGGCACCAGGCCCGTGATGAAAGGCCGCGGCACGTTGATGCGCGCGGCGATCTCCTGGCACAGCATGGCGGTGATCGCGGCGCCCGCGAGCACGAAGAGGATGTAGGCGCGATGGCCGGGGCGGCGCCACGCGCCGGCGCCGATGACGGCCGTGGAGAGCCAGGGGCCGCCGAGCGCGAGCCCGACGGCGATCGCCAGCAGCCACGGCGTGGGCCGGGTGCCGGCCGCGAGCCATTGCAGCAGGTCGAGATGGAATGCGTTCATGCGGCCTCCCGGAACGGGTGGAACGCAACGAGGGCGGCGCGCGGGCGTGCGCGCCCGGCGCGGCTTGCGCGCTGGTGGGCGAAGGACATGGAGAAGCCTCGTGGGCGAAGTGAAGCGGCCCTGCCGCGCCGGGCGTCAGGGAAGCGATGGATGCGGCGCGGGCGCGCCGCCGGAACGGGTCAGGCGAACGCCGGCGGTGCCGTGGTCGGCGGCAGCCGCAGCCAGGGCCGGGGCAGGGGAGGCGCCCCACTCCGCGCGCTGACGCGCCGTGGCGGTTCGTGGTGCGCACCGGTCAGGCCGGTCGCCACGGCGATGGTCAACGGCAGCAGCGCGAGCACGACGCCCATGAAGCCATCGAAAGCCGCGCTTAGGGCATTGACCATGACCGTGCAGCAGGACGCCTGCGCGAACACGGTGGTCTCGAGGCTTCGCGCATGACCGACGCGTTCGTCGGGTTCGAAGCGCACGGTCTCGCCGGCGTTGCGCACCTTGAGGCCGGGCTCGTCCTCGAGCCCGTCGCTGTGGAAATGCGCCGAGATGAACGGGTGCAGCAGCACCAGCCAAAGGCCGATCACGCACCCGATGCATCGGTGTGCGTCGATCCATCGGCGGAGCCTGGCCAGCAGCATGCGGCGGATGCTAGGGCGCAAATATGAACAGAATATGAGTACTCGCCGAACTCGTGCGAGTTTGGGGGCCTGCTCGACGGGACGAACTATCGGCGCCGTCCGACAACGAGGGAAATCTCGAAGGCCCAGCATCCCTGAGTCCCGAGCGACTCCTCCTCCCTGGCTTGGGGCACCTGCAGCCACAACTGCGGGTTCTTGAGCGCCCGGCTTCGTGCCGGGCGCCTTTTCTTTGCGGGTTCGATCGGGAGGAGCGAGGTGGGGGCGGCTGCCGCTGCCGCGTTTCGGATTCCCCAATATTCATCAACAGTCTTGCCGTCGCTCGGCTGCCATTCGGGCAGACAACAAGATCATCGATTTTACATAATGCACATTGTGCGGATTAAACGGAAAAGCAGAGAAGCGGAAGTTCGCCGCATTCGGCCCGCGCAACGCCTCAATCCCGCGTGCTCATCCCGCCATCCATCGCGAGCTCCGCCTGCCGGATCTGCCGGCGCCGACGCAGCGCTTCGCTCATGCCGTCGCGCACGCCGGCACGGATGACGAGGTACAGAAGCCAGCCCGCGAGCGTGCCGGCGATCAGGATGGCTGCGAGCAAGGACATCTGCCATGCCAGGGCGCCGCCGCCGATCTGTTGGATGGTGACTTGCATGGATGCTCCGGGCAGAAAAAAAGGCTTCATCGAAGCCCTCATTCTGTTCGTGCCTGTTTCCAAATCACACAAGCTTCATCAAGTTCTTACCGGTTCGACCATGAAATAAGTCACAGTTAACGACCGTCAGCAGCAAAAACGAATACTTTATTAACAGATGCCTACCACTTGCCATCCTTCGGCACCGGCTTCGCTGCCGATGTCGCCGCGATCAACGACGCGGCTTCCGATCGATTGGCGCGGTTGGCGAAATCGACCGCGGTCATGCCGAGCTGGTTCTTCATCGTGACGTCCGCGCCCTCGGCCAGCAGCAGCTTCACGGCGTCGGTCGAGCCGTACATCGCGGCCATCATCAGCGGCGTGGTGCCGTTGGGCGACTGCGCGTCGATGAAGGCGAAGTTGTCGAGCAGCTGCTTCATGATCGCCACGTGCCCGCCGGTGGCCGCGTAGTGCAGCGGCGTCCAGCCGGGCTTGTTGATGTCGGCATCGCGCTTGATGAGCTGGGTGACCAGATCCTGCTGGCCCTTGATGGCGGCGAGCATCAACGGGCTTTCGTCCTTGGCGTTGCGCAGCTCGACATTGGTCTGCGGCGACTCGAGCAGCACCTGGATCACCTTCGGCGACGGCTCGCGCAGCGCGATCAACAGGCCGGTCTGGCCGCGCTCGTCGCGCGTGTTGGGATCGAAGCCGCGCTGCAGCAGGCTGCGAACGCCGCTCGGGTTGTCGGCGCGCACGGCGCGGAAGAAGTCCTCGAAAGACCCTGCATGTGCGGAAAAAACTGCTGCAAAAACAGACAGATAAACGAGCTTCTTGAAGTTTTTCTTCATCATTGTCGAACCCCCTTGAACAGTGTTTCGAAGTTGTCGCTGGTCGCCTGGGCCACGGCCTCGACCGGCAACTGCCTCAGTTCGGCGATCTGCCGCGCCACGTAGGGCACGTAGGCCGGCGTGTTGGTCTTGCCCCGGTACGGCACCGGCGCCAGGTATGGGCTGTCGGTCTCGATCAGCATGCGCTCGAGCGGCACGAAGGCCGCCACGTCACGCAGATCCTGCGCCTTCTTGAAGGTCAGGATGCCCGAGAAGGAGATGTAGAAGCCGAGGTCCAGCGCGGCGCGCGCGACCTCGGCGGTTTCGGTGAAGCAGTGGAACACACCGCCGGCCGCGCCCGCGGAGCCGTCCTCGCCCTCCTCCTTGAGGATCGCGATGGTGTCGGCCGAGGCCTCGCGCGTGTGGATCACCAGCGGCTTGCCGGTCTGCCGGGCGGCGCGGATGTGCACGCGGAAGCGCTCGCGCTGCCATTCGAGGTCGGCGATGCTGCGTCCGCCCTTGCGTTCTTCCATCTGGTAGTAGTCGAGGCCGGTCTCGCCGATCGCCACCACGCGCGGCCTTGCGGCCAGGCGCACGAGGTCGTCGACGCTGGGTTCGAGCGTGTCCTCGGTGTCGGGATGCACGCCCACGCTGGCCCAGAAGTTGTCGTAGCGCGCGGCCAGCGCCTGCACATCGTCGAACTCCTCGAGCCGGGTGCAGATGCACAGGGCCCGGTCGACCTGGGCGGCGGCCATGGCGGCGCGCACCGTGTCCATCTGGTCGGCGAATTCGGGAAAAGTCAGGTGGCAGTGGGAGTCGGTGAACATCGCCAGGAATCTGAGGAAACGAAGGGAGCCGGAAACTGGCGAGCGCAAGAGGCGGCCGGGCCGCCCTGAGGTCAGATCGTCTGCGTCGGCCGGTCGGAAGCCATCGAGCCGCCCAGCGCGGCTTCGATGCGGGCCTTGAGCTGGCGCGATTTCTCGTCGGACGGGAAACGGATGCCCACGCCGGGCGCCCGGCTGCCGGCCGCGCGTGCCGGCGTGATCCACGCGACCTTGCCGGCCACCGGGTAGCGTTGCGGGTCCTCGGGCAGGGTCAGCAGCACGTAGACGTCGTCGCCGAGCCGGTATTCGCGCGAGGTCGGAATGAAGATGCCGCCCTCGGAGAACAGCGGGATATAGGCCGCATAGAGCGCGCCCTTCTCCTTGATCGCGAGCTGGATGACGCTCGGCCGGTGCGGCGTGGCGCCCCCCGCGGCGTTGGCGGCGGCAGAGGCTGCTGCGGAGTTGGCGGACGGGGCTGCGGGTTGGTTCATGGGCGGCGAGCGGCTGAGTTGAGGGTGCTGCGCGCTTCGCTCACGAGCGCTTCCAGCATGAGTCCTGCATTGAACGGATGTTCCGCGGTCCGGGCCGACGCGGCCAGCGATTTCGACCAGCGCGCCAGCGCGAGCCGCGACGGCGCGGCCGGCAGGTCGCCGGGTTCGAAGAAGCGCGGCGCGGCGCCGTTGCCGACGGCCATCAGGTCGTGGCAGAGCTTCTGCAGCGCGCCGACCGCCTGGGCCGGCGCCTGGTCGGCCAGCGCACCGACGTCGCCGCGCAGCACGGCCTTGGGCAGCAGCGCCCAGGCCTTGGGCGACTGGCCGGTGCGCGCGAGCCGCAAGGCGTCGCTCGGGCGTCCACCGGCCGCGCGCAGCAGGGCGGCGGCATCGGCGGCGGGAACGTCCTGCGCCGCGAGCCAGGCCTCGGCCTGCTGGGTGTCGGGCCAAGGCAAGGTGAAGCCGAGGCAGCGGCTGCGGATGGTCGGCAGCAGTTGCCAGGCGGCCTCGCTCGCGAGCACGAAACGCACGTCGCCCACCGGCTCCTCGAGCGTCTTGAGCAGCGCATTGGCGGTGATGGTGTTCATGCGCTCGGCCGGATAGACCAGCACCACCTTGCCGCGGCCGCGCGCGCTGGTGCGCTGCGCGAAACCGACCGCGTCGCGCATCGCCTCGACGCGGATCTCGCGGCTGGCCTTGCGCTTCTTGTCGTCGATGTCGGCCTGGGCCTTCTCGTCGAGCGGCCAGCCCAGGTCCAGCATCGCGACCTCGGGCATCAGCACGCAGAGGTCGGCATGGGTGCGGACCTCGATGGCGTGGCAGCTCGGGCAATGGCCGCAGGCGGCGCCCTCCTCCGTCGGCTGCTCGCACAGCCAGGCCGAGGCCAGCGCGAGCGCCAGGTCGTACTGGCCCAGGCCCGAGGGCCCCTGCAGCAGCCAGGCGTGGCCGCGCTGGCGCAGCAACTCGACCAGCGGCTGGCGCAGCCAGGGCGACAGTTCCGCCGCGCTCATGCGCGCCCTCCCCCGGCCAGGCCGCGCGCCACCAGCGCCGCCTCGACCTGTTGCCAGACCTGGTCGCGGCTCTGGCTCGCATCGATGCGCACGAAGCGCGCCGCATCGGCGGCCGCGCGCTCGGCATAGCCCTGCGCGACCTTGCGGAAGAACTCGACCGGCTGGGCCTCGAACTTGTCGGGCACGCGCGCGCCGGCCAGGCGCTGGGCCGCGATCTCGGGCGCGAGGTCGAACCACAAGGTGATGTGCGGCTGCAGCAGGGTCGCCTCCGACTGCCCGCCGCGCCCGGCCTGCGCCCAGCGCTCGAGCGTGGACAGCACCTCGGCGTCGAAGCCGCGGCCGCCGCCCTGGTAGGCGAAGGTGGCGTCGGTGAAGCGGTCGCACAGCACCACGTCGCCGCGCGCCAGTGCCGGCTCGATCACCTGCACGATGTGGTCGCGCCGCGCGGCGAACACCAGCAGCGATTCGGTCAGCGGGTCCATCGGCTGTTCGAGGATCAGCGTGCGCAGCGTTTCGGCCAGCGGCGTGCCGCCCGGTTCTCGCGTGCGCGTGACCGCGCGACCCTGGCCCTCGAAGAGCGCCTGCAAGGCATCGAGGTGGCTGGACTTGCCGGCGCCGTCGATGCCCTCGAGCGTGAGAAAGAGTCCGCCAGCGTTCATTGGGCTGCCTTGGTCGCGGGGGGGCCGCCGCCGCGCTGGTAGCGGTTGACGGCACGGTTGTGGTCGTCGAGCGAGCTGCTGAACTGGCTGGTGCCGTCGCCGCGCGAGACGAAATACAGCGACTTGCTCTGCGCGGGCTGCACGGCCGCCAGCAGCGCGGCCTTGCCGGGCATCGAGATCGGCGTGGGCGGCAGGCCGTTGCGCATGTAGGTGTTCCAGGGCGAGTCGGTCTGCAGGTCCTTCTTGCGCAGGTTGCCGTCGAAGGCGGTGCCCATGCCGTAGATCACGGTCGGGTCGGTCTGCAGCGGCATGCCGATGCGCAGCCGGTTGTTGAAGACGGCGGCGATCTCGGCCCGGTCGGCCGCCTTGCCGGTTTCCTTCTCGACGATGCTCGCGAGGATCAGCGCCTGCTCGGCCGATTGCAGCGGCAGGTTGCTCGCGCGCGCGGCCCAGGCGGCCTCGAGCTTCTTGTCCATGGCGCGCATCGCGCGCTGCAGCAGCGCGACGTCGGTCGAGCCCTTCGAATAGGTGTAGGTGTCGGGGAAGAAGCGCCCTTCGGGGTGCTGGCCGGGCCGGCCGAGCTTTTCCATCAGTGCCTCGTCGCTCAGGCCCACGCTGTCGGGCTTGAGCTGTTCGGCCTTGGCGAGCGCCGCGCGCACCTGGCGGATGTTCCAGCCCTCCACCAGCACCAGGCTGCGCGTGGCTTCCTCGCCGCGCACCAGGATGTTGAGCAGCAGCTTGGGCGTCACGCCGCGGTCGAGCTCGTAGCTGCCGGCGCGCATCTGCCGGTCCTGGCCCGAGATGCGGAACCACAGGTAGAGCAGCTGCGGGTCGACCGCCACGCCGGCGTCGGCCACGGCCTGGGCGATGCCGCGCGGCGTGGTGCCGGGCTCGACCGACAGATCGACGTTGGGCGCCGGCAGCTTGAGCGGCTGGTGCACCCACCAGAGTCCGCCGGCACCGGCGGCCAGCGCGGCCAGGGCAGCGAGCAGGAAGAGCGTGAGGATGAAGCGGCGCACGGATCCGATGGAAGAGCGGAGGAAGGAAGCGATGAAAGGGGCTGAGCGGGGCGAACGCGAAAAGAGAGGCGGCCCGACAAGGCGGTGGCCCTGCAAGAAGAAAGGCTGCCGTCGCCGCGGTCCTGACGAATCAGGCCCGGCCATGATAATTCAGCGATGACCACAGTCGTTCTCAATGGCGTTGCGCCCCTCGCCCATCTGGGCGTGATCCGTGCCGAGGGCCCCGATGCCGCGGCCTTCCTGCATGGCCAGCTGACCCAGGATTTCTCCCTGCTCGGCGCCTCCGAGGCCCGCCTGGCGGCGCTGTGCACCGCCAAGGGCCGCGTGATCGCGAGCTTCATCGGCATCCGCCCGCAGCCCGATCTCGTGCTGCTGGTCTGCAGCCGTGACATCCTGGCCGCCACGCTCAAGCGGCTGTCGATGTACGTGCTGCGCGCCAAGGCCAAGCTCAGCGACGCGAGCGAGCAGTTCGCGCTGTTCGGCCTCGCGGGCACCGCGCTCGCGGCCAACGGCCTCGACGCCTCGGCCGCGCCCGGCCAGCGCCGCGCGATCGAAGGCATCGAGGGCGGCAGCGCCATCTCGCTCTACCCGGCCGACGGCGTGCCGCGCGCGCTCTGGCTGGCGCCGGCAGGCAGCGCCGCGCCGCAGGGTGCCGCGCTCGACGCGGCGCTGTGGTCGTGGAGCGAGGTGCGCAGCGGCATCGTCACGCTGACCACGCCGGTGGTCGAGGCCTTCGTGCCGCAGATGATCAATTACGAGTCGGTGGGCGGCGTCAACTTCAAGAAGGGCTGCTACCCCGGCCAGGAAGTGGTGGCGCGCAGCCAGTTCCGCGGCACGCTCAAGCGCCGCACCTACCTCGTGAAGGCCGACGGCGAAGTCGCGGCCGGCCAGGAAGTCTTTGCCGCCAGCGATGCCGAACAGCCCGTGGGCACGGTCGCGCAGGCCGCGCCCGCGCCCGACGGCGGCTGGGCCGCGCTGATCTCGATGCAGATCGCCGCGCTCGAGGCCGGCGGCCTGCATGCGGCCTCGGCCAGCGGCCCGGCGCTCCAGGTGGAACCTTTGCCTTATCCGCTGCTCGAAGATATCTGAGTCTCCGAACAGCACCGGGCGCCGACCACCGGCACCGCGCTGCAGCTTGAAGCCCAATCAGTGAGGCGTTTTGGGCTTCCACCGCCCGTCGTTCGGGCGCAAGGCGCTATCTTTCAGATAGCGCCTTTTTTTGTGCGTCTTTCTTGACCCCGTTGCCGCCGGTGCGCCGTAGAAGCCTGCACCGACCACTTCCGGCAAGGAAAGAGAGACCTCCATGAACCGCAGATTCTTCTCCACCGCCCTCGCGCTGGCCGCGCTCTCGGCCTGCACCCAGACCCCGGCGCGCCCCTACCTGCCGCCCTCGCCCGTGGACCGCCTCGGCGGCCTGATGGAAGTCAGCGTGGTCGACCGCGCCACCGGCCGCGAGTTGCCGATCTACCGCGCCAACGGCGAGTACTGGGTGGCCGGGCGTCCCGGCGCTCGCTATGCGCTGCGGCTGCGCAACCGCATGGGCGAACGGCTGATGACCGTGATGTCGGTCGACGGCGTCAACGTGCTGACCGGCGAAACCGCGGGCGTGCAGCAGAACGGCTACGTGCTCACGGGCGGCGAGCGTGCCGACATCGTGGGCTGGCGCAAGAGCGATTCGCAGATCGCGGCCTTCGAGTTCACCGCCAACGGCAACTCGTATGCGAGCCGCACCGGTCGGCCCGACGAGGTCGGCGTGATCGGCGTCGCGGTGTTCCGCGAGCGCGTGGCACCGCCGCCCCCACCGCCCGTGCCGATGCCGTATCCGCGCCGCGACGGCTACAGCCGCGAGGAGTCGGCGCCGCGCAGCGAATTCGAGGCCCGCAACAAGTCGATGGCGCCCGCGCCCTCGGCCGACAGCGCGGCTCCGTCGGAATCCGCCGTTGCGCAATCGCGCAGCCAGCCCGCGCCCAGCCTCGGCACCGGCCATGGCCGCCGCGAGACCTCGTACGTCGGCCACACCACCTTCGAGCGCCTGCGTTCCTCGCCCGACGAGACGGTGCGCATCCGCTACGACAGCCGCGAGAACCTGGTCGCCGCGGGCGTGATCCCGGCCAACCCGGCGCCGCGCTGGCCGCGTCCCGCGGGGCCCACGCCGTTCCCCGAATCCGAGGCGGGCTACGTGCCCGATCCGCCGCCGCGTTACTGAGAGGCGCTCAGCGCAGCGCGCGCCGCATCTCGATGTGCGGGATGTCGGCCTCGACGAAGGGCTCGCCGTGCGCCGCATAGCCGAGCCGTTCGTAGAAGCGCTCGGCGCTGCGCTGCGCATGGAGCGCGATCTCCGCATCGCCGCGCGCCCGGGCCGCGGCCTCGAGCGCCTGCACCACCGCCACGCCGTGGCCGCCGCTGCGCAGCGCACGATGCACCGCGATGCGGCCGATCATCGAGCGGCCGTCCTGCGCCGGCAGCAGCCGGCCGGTGGCGATCGCCTGGCCGAGCCGGTTGCGCACCACCACGTGCGGCACGGCCGCGTCGTGTTCGTCCCACTCCATCGCCTCGGGCACCTTCTGTTCCTCGATGAAGACCGCGCGCCGCAGCGCCGCGGCGCCCTCGCCGAGCGTGGCCCAGTCGCCGGTGTCGATCGCACGCATCGTCTCGCCGGCCTCGAAGCCCTCGAGGATCGCGCGCAGCGAGGCCGGCACCGGCTTCGAGGTCTGCGTGGCCGGGTCGGCGAACACATAGACCAGCTCGCAGCCGACCAGGAATTCGCCCTGGCGGAACAGCCCGCCCTCGAAGGTCATCGACGAGGTGCCGATGCGCGCGCAGCGCATGCCCACGTCGATCACGTCGTCCATGCGCGCCGAGGCGCGGAAATCGATGGTCGCCTTGCGCACGTAGAGATCGCCGCCCAGCGAATGCATCGCCTCCTCGTAGGGCAGCGCGAGCGCGCGCCAGTAGTCGGCGATGGCGGTGTCGAAGTACATCAGGTAGTGCGCGTTGAAGACGATCTTCTGCATGTCGACTTCGGCCCAGCGCACGCGCAGGCGATGGAAGAAACGGAAATCACTGCGTTGCATTCTTGTTGTCTCCAGGAGAAATGAAATCGGGGCCGTCAGGGCTGCAGCGCTTCGCGCAGCGCCTTCGCCGCATCGTCCTGCGCCTGCAGCGCCTCGGGCACCGCGCGGCCCATCTTGAGGAACTCGTGGATCACGCCGCGGTAGATCTCGAGGTCGACCGGCACGCCCGCGGCGCGCAGCTTGTCGGCATAGGCGATGCCCTCGTCGACCACCGGGTCGCACTCGGCCAGCGCGATCCAGGCCGGTGCCACGTCGTCCACGTCGTCGGCGATCAGCGGCGCGAAGCGCCAGTCGTCGCGGTCGGCCGGGCTGCGCACGTACTGGCCGAAGAAGTAGTCGATCAGCGCCTTGGTCAAGAGCGGGCCCTGCGCATAGCGGCGGTGCGACTCGGTGTCCTGGTGGCCGGTCATGCCGGGGTAGATCAGCAGCTGCAGCGACAGCGGCAGGCCCGCGTCGCGCGCCAGGATCGCGCAGACCGCGGCCAGCGTGCCGCCCGCGCTGTCGCCGCCGACCGCGAGCCGCGCGGGATCGAGGCCCAGGCTCGCACCCTCGCGCGCGACGAACGAGAAGGCATCCCACGCATCGTCGGAAGCGGTCGGGAACTTGTGCGCGGGCGCGAGCCGGTAGTCGACCGACACCACGGCGCAGCCGCTCTTCCTGCTGAGCACGCGGCACAGCGTGTCGTGCGTGCGGATGTTGCCGACCGTGAAGCCGCCGCCGTGGAAGTACACGAGCACCGGCAGCACCTCGGCCGAGGGCGCGTAGAGCCGCGCGGGAATCGCATGGCCGTCGCGCGCGGCGATCTCGAAGTCCTCGATGCGCGCGAGCTCGGGCTTGGGCACCTCCAGCACGCCCGCGCCGCGTTCGTACGAGGCCTTGGCCTCCTCGGGCGTGAGCTGGTCGAGCGAAGGGTGGCCGGCGCGCGCCATGCGCTCGACCACGCTGGCCATCTTGGCGGTCAGCGGATGGGGAAGTCGTTGTGCGGAGGGATTCGTCGTCATGTCACTTGAAGGAAACGACCACGGGCTGGGCGCGCGCCAGGCCTTCGTAGGTCACGAGCACCGTCTGCCCCGCCTTGGGCGGCAGCAGCGGCGAGAAGGAACCGAGGCTGATGAGGTCGCCGGGCTTCATGGCGATGCCTTCCCTGGCGAGGGCGCCGGCCAGCCACACCACGGCATTGAGCGGATGCTCGAGGATGTCCGAGCCCTTGCCGCGCGCGAGTTCGTTGCCGGCGCCGTCCTTCATCACCACCGTCATGTCGCGCAGGCTCTGCAGCAGCGCGGCCTGGCCCGCGCCGTCGGCGGGCACCTCGATCGCCACGCCCCTGACGCCCAGGCGTGCCGCCACGTTGATGGCCGCGAGGCCCGGGCCGCCGAGCTTGGGCGGGGTCTGCACCGCGAGGTCGGGCAGCTCGATGAAGGGGATCACCTGGTCGATCGCGGCGAGCACCTCGGCCGGGGTCTTCGCGGCATTGATGTCGGCGCTCTTCACGCGCACCAGCATGTCGGCCTCGAACAGCGGCCGCGCGCCGAAGGCGGCATCGACCACCGCGCCGGTGTCGAGCACCATGTCGCGGTAGAGCACGCCCCACACCGGCTGGTCGTAGTTGAAG is from Variovorax paradoxus and encodes:
- the mltG gene encoding endolytic transglycosylase MltG, with the protein product MRRFILTLFLLAALAALAAGAGGLWWVHQPLKLPAPNVDLSVEPGTTPRGIAQAVADAGVAVDPQLLYLWFRISGQDRQMRAGSYELDRGVTPKLLLNILVRGEEATRSLVLVEGWNIRQVRAALAKAEQLKPDSVGLSDEALMEKLGRPGQHPEGRFFPDTYTYSKGSTDVALLQRAMRAMDKKLEAAWAARASNLPLQSAEQALILASIVEKETGKAADRAEIAAVFNNRLRIGMPLQTDPTVIYGMGTAFDGNLRKKDLQTDSPWNTYMRNGLPPTPISMPGKAALLAAVQPAQSKSLYFVSRGDGTSQFSSSLDDHNRAVNRYQRGGGPPATKAAQ
- a CDS encoding alpha/beta hydrolase, producing the protein MASVVERMARAGHPSLDQLTPEEAKASYERGAGVLEVPKPELARIEDFEIAARDGHAIPARLYAPSAEVLPVLVYFHGGGFTVGNIRTHDTLCRVLSRKSGCAVVSVDYRLAPAHKFPTASDDAWDAFSFVAREGASLGLDPARLAVGGDSAGGTLAAVCAILARDAGLPLSLQLLIYPGMTGHQDTESHRRYAQGPLLTKALIDYFFGQYVRSPADRDDWRFAPLIADDVDDVAPAWIALAECDPVVDEGIAYADKLRAAGVPVDLEIYRGVIHEFLKMGRAVPEALQAQDDAAKALREALQP
- a CDS encoding TatD family hydrolase — translated: MFTDSHCHLTFPEFADQMDTVRAAMAAAQVDRALCICTRLEEFDDVQALAARYDNFWASVGVHPDTEDTLEPSVDDLVRLAARPRVVAIGETGLDYYQMEERKGGRSIADLEWQRERFRVHIRAARQTGKPLVIHTREASADTIAILKEEGEDGSAGAAGGVFHCFTETAEVARAALDLGFYISFSGILTFKKAQDLRDVAAFVPLERMLIETDSPYLAPVPYRGKTNTPAYVPYVARQIAELRQLPVEAVAQATSDNFETLFKGVRQ
- a CDS encoding dTMP kinase, with protein sequence MNAGGLFLTLEGIDGAGKSSHLDALQALFEGQGRAVTRTREPGGTPLAETLRTLILEQPMDPLTESLLVFAARRDHIVQVIEPALARGDVVLCDRFTDATFAYQGGGRGFDAEVLSTLERWAQAGRGGQSEATLLQPHITLWFDLAPEIAAQRLAGARVPDKFEAQPVEFFRKVAQGYAERAAADAARFVRIDASQSRDQVWQQVEAALVARGLAGGGRA
- a CDS encoding ankyrin repeat domain-containing protein; translated protein: MKKNFKKLVYLSVFAAVFSAHAGSFEDFFRAVRADNPSGVRSLLQRGFDPNTRDERGQTGLLIALREPSPKVIQVLLESPQTNVELRNAKDESPLMLAAIKGQQDLVTQLIKRDADINKPGWTPLHYAATGGHVAIMKQLLDNFAFIDAQSPNGTTPLMMAAMYGSTDAVKLLLAEGADVTMKNQLGMTAVDFANRANRSEAASLIAATSAAKPVPKDGKW
- a CDS encoding folate-binding protein YgfZ, with amino-acid sequence MTTVVLNGVAPLAHLGVIRAEGPDAAAFLHGQLTQDFSLLGASEARLAALCTAKGRVIASFIGIRPQPDLVLLVCSRDILAATLKRLSMYVLRAKAKLSDASEQFALFGLAGTALAANGLDASAAPGQRRAIEGIEGGSAISLYPADGVPRALWLAPAGSAAPQGAALDAALWSWSEVRSGIVTLTTPVVEAFVPQMINYESVGGVNFKKGCYPGQEVVARSQFRGTLKRRTYLVKADGEVAAGQEVFAASDAEQPVGTVAQAAPAPDGGWAALISMQIAALEAGGLHAASASGPALQVEPLPYPLLEDI
- a CDS encoding DNA polymerase III subunit delta' translates to MSAAELSPWLRQPLVELLRQRGHAWLLQGPSGLGQYDLALALASAWLCEQPTEEGAACGHCPSCHAIEVRTHADLCVLMPEVAMLDLGWPLDEKAQADIDDKKRKASREIRVEAMRDAVGFAQRTSARGRGKVVLVYPAERMNTITANALLKTLEEPVGDVRFVLASEAAWQLLPTIRSRCLGFTLPWPDTQQAEAWLAAQDVPAADAAALLRAAGGRPSDALRLARTGQSPKAWALLPKAVLRGDVGALADQAPAQAVGALQKLCHDLMAVGNGAAPRFFEPGDLPAAPSRLALARWSKSLAASARTAEHPFNAGLMLEALVSEARSTLNSAARRP
- a CDS encoding fumarylacetoacetate hydrolase, producing the protein MHTKKTLAAVALGTAIAVLSAAPALAACLSDQQVADFAAALEAHRPAADLENVGETDASCTRAKLNALHARKLGPVVGYKAGLTNPAVQKRFNYDQPVWGVLYRDMVLDTGAVVDAAFGARPLFEADMLVRVKSADINAAKTPAEVLAAIDQVIPFIELPDLAVQTPPKLGGPGLAAINVAARLGVRGVAIEVPADGAGQAALLQSLRDMTVVMKDGAGNELARGKGSDILEHPLNAVVWLAGALAREGIAMKPGDLISLGSFSPLLPPKAGQTVLVTYEGLARAQPVVVSFK
- a CDS encoding PilZ domain-containing protein, which gives rise to MQLAIKEKGALYAAYIPLFSEGGIFIPTSREYRLGDDVYVLLTLPEDPQRYPVAGKVAWITPARAAGSRAPGVGIRFPSDEKSRQLKARIEAALGGSMASDRPTQTI
- a CDS encoding phosphatase PAP2 family protein; protein product: MNAFHLDLLQWLAAGTRPTPWLLAIAVGLALGGPWLSTAVIGAGAWRRPGHRAYILFVLAGAAITAMLCQEIAARINVPRPFITGLVPAYIPHGASASLPSTHASVMFMVAFAFLARPVLRAPGIALFAVAAATGWARIHVGVHFPLDIAVGLLFGAVMAGLLGAVWRMLELGAQQLALRMPNLAGKRWPAMPRPRA
- a CDS encoding YbgC/FadM family acyl-CoA thioesterase; its protein translation is MQRSDFRFFHRLRVRWAEVDMQKIVFNAHYLMYFDTAIADYWRALALPYEEAMHSLGGDLYVRKATIDFRASARMDDVIDVGMRCARIGTSSMTFEGGLFRQGEFLVGCELVYVFADPATQTSKPVPASLRAILEGFEAGETMRAIDTGDWATLGEGAAALRRAVFIEEQKVPEAMEWDEHDAAVPHVVVRNRLGQAIATGRLLPAQDGRSMIGRIAVHRALRSGGHGVAVVQALEAAARARGDAEIALHAQRSAERFYERLGYAAHGEPFVEADIPHIEMRRALR